ACAGATTGACCCGTTTGGGCCCTCGCGTCAAGGGGGACGGGTGCCGAGTTAGGCCGCGCCCTGCAGAATTCTTTCCGGGGGTCTTGCCGCGACGTCCCTGACTCCGCCTTGCGGGCGCAACGACCGACGCGACCTGTCAGAACTCGTGCGAGCGGTACTTGTGTGTGCCCTCGAGGTCGTCGAGGATCGCCGCCTGGGCCTTCTGTGGCAGTGTGTGCAACATCTCGCGCACCCGCGCCTGGCGCCGAGCCACCGCCTTGCGCTCGGGCATGCCCGGCGTTGCGGTGATCTGCGGCGGCACGCCTTCGATTTCCTCCACACCACCCGCGTGGTGACCGGCGTCGAGCAGGGCCTGCTCCTCGGCCATGGTCGCCTCGTCCTTCTCCTCCGACATCCCGATCGGCCCGATGCGGCGGCCGTTGAGGAACTGCCGCACCACAGGCTCGTCGCTGGTCAGCAGCACTTCCCGCGGCCCGAACATGACCAGGTGCTTGCGGAACAACATGCCCATGTTGTCCGGCACGGTCCGGGCGATGTTGATGTTGTGCGTCACGATGAGGATGGTCGCGTCGATCTGGGCATTGATGTCCATGATGAGCTGGCTCAGGTAGGCGGTACGCACCGGGTCCAGACCCGAGTCGGGCTCGTCGCAGAGGATAATCTGCGGGTCCAGGACGAGGGCACGAGCCAGGCCGGCGCGCTTGCGCATACCACCGGAGATTTCGCCGGGGAACTTCTTCTCGTCGCCACCAAGACCGACCATCTGCAGCTTCTCCATGACGATGTCACGGATTTCGCTTTCCTTCTTCTTGGTGTGCTCACGCAGCGGGAACGCGGTGTTGTCGTAGAGGTTCATCGACCCGAACAGCGCGCCGTCCTGGAACAGCACACCGAATAACGTGCGGATCTCGTACAGCTCCTTGGCCGAGCATTCGATGATGTCCGTGCCATCGATGATGATCGAGCCGCGTTCCGGCCGCAGCAAACCGATGAGTGACTTCAGGAACACCGACTTGCCGGTACCGGACGGTCCCAGCAACACGCTGACCTCACCAGCGGGGATCTCGAGCGTGACGTCTTCCCAGATCCGCGAGGACCCGAAGGATTTCGTGAGGTTATTAACCTCAATGCTGACGCCCATGGGGAATCCTTCCGTCGACGCGCGTACCCGCCACCTCCCCTATTGTGTGGCTTGAGTCACTGTCTTGGAGTTACTGTAGCGCACGGCCCGGGCCCGGCATCAGGGTTGCCAGGATAACAATCCTCGTCAGGCCGTGGGTGCCCAGTTGCCGTGGAACCCCAGCGGCACCCGCTGCGGCAGGTGCACGGTGGCTATCGACTCGAGGGTCTGGGCATCCAGCAACAGCAGTTGGCCTTCGTCATGACCGCGGTGATACCCGTACCCCATGAGGATGCCGTCGTCTTCGGCTCTGCTTTCGGGATTGGGCACGAAGGACATCTCGGCGATCAGGAGGTCCGATTCAAGCGCGGCGACTTCGCTGGATCCGGTCGCGTAGTCGTGCTTGTACAGCGACGTGGTCAGCTCCGATGCGCCTTGGGTCAAGTAGCCGCCGTCGATGCCGAGGGTGTAGCCGAAGCGATGCTTGCCACCCAGCAGGGTCTCGTTGATCCGCGGGAACTCCTGCGGCCGTTCGTCGCGGCATTCGGCGGTCATCGCACCGGTGGCCAGGTTGACGGTCCAGCGGTCGAGGGTGGGTCGGCTGTCGCCAGGACCGCGAAGGTCGCGGTCGAACATCCGTGAGTAGCGCACCACGTCGAGCACCAGCACCTCGGCGCCGTCACGTTCTTCCGTGTACGCATTGAGCGGATGGAAGACGAAGCAGGGTTCGATGTCGAACCATCGCACGTTATCGTTGCCCCCCTCACGGGGCATCACACCAATCCGGGCCTGGTGGTTCGGGTCCCATGCATACGGGAACCGGTCGGTGGTGAGCTTGGGATTGCGGTTCATCACGGCCACGATCGGATCGGGTATCCGGACCCGCCCGATCAACGACTGCATCGTCAGACGAGCCGCCAAGCTAAGCCACCGTGGCACCTTGACCAGCTGGACCTGTCTGGAATCGAACCTGACCGGCAGGTCGTAGATCACCACGTACTTGTCGGTCAACGAAAAATCGTGCATCGCCGGCGATCCGCCCACCTCGATGTCGACGGTGCGGCGGGCGTGCCCCTTGGTGTCGATCACCGAGTACTGCACCGTCCGCCCGCGGGCGAATGAATAGGACACAGCGTGCAATTCGCCGGTCTGCGGGTCCCGGTGCGGATGTGCGGTGTAGCCCCCGGTCAGCGTGCCGTCGAAGTCGCATGTCCCGATGGTGTCGAGCTCGTCGGTGAGCTCGTAGTTGGCGACTCCGCCCTCGACGAGCGCGAGGGTCCGTCCGTCATGGGCCAACACACTGGTGTTGGCGCCAATGGACAGCATGCCCGCCCGCGGGTCGAGACGGCTGGGTGCCGGCTCGCCGAGGATCGCGCATACGCGCTGGCTGCGCACCCAGCGGTTGCGGTACCAGCGAGCCTGCCCGCCCCGCAGCGCGACCCCGTGAACCATCCCGTCGCCACTGAACCAGTGGTAGGTGGCGGGATCGACCTCCGCGACCGGGTTGGGCCCGTTGCGCAGATAGCGCCCGTCAAGGTGCTCCGGGATGCGCCCGGTGACCCGCAGATCAGTCGCGGTCACTTCCGCGCTTACCGGCGCCAGGAATCCCTCGAGGTACGGATTGTGGGATTTGACGGTTCGCGTCGTTGTCACGGCCGAACTCCTATAACATTGTTATTACGCTGTTATTGGCACGGTACGCCGCCGATGAGAACATGGCAAGGATGACTTCGCAGACGCAAAGCAGTGTTCGTGACGAGTTGCTGCATGCCGCCGTCGCTCTGCTCGACGAGCACGGGCCCGATGCGCTGCAGACCCGCAAGGTGGCGGCCGCCGCCGGGACGTCGACGATGGCGGTGTACACCCACTTCGGCGGGATGCGGGCGCTGATCGCCGAGGTCGCCGAGGAGGGTTTGCGGCAGTTCGACGCCGCGCTGTCGGTGCCGCAGACCGCTGACCCGGTGGCCGACTTGCTGGCCATCGGTGCCGCCTACCGGCGCTATGCCATCGAACGGCCACACATGTATCGGCTGATGTTCGGCAGCACCAGCGCACAGGGCATCAACGCGCCGGCCGACAACGTCCTGACCCTGACGATCCCCGAGATCGAGCAGCGCGACCCCAGCTTCGCGCACGTGGTGCGCGGCGTGCGCAGGTCGATCGTGGCAGGCCGGATCACCGCCGCCGGCTCCGCGGACGACGACGCCAAAGTGGTTGCCACGGCCGCCCAGTTCTGGGCATTGATACACGGGTTCGTCATGCTCGAGCTAGCCGGTTTCTATGGCGATGAGGGCACGGCCGTCGGACCGGTGCTCGGCGCGATGACCACGAACCTGCTGGTCGCCCTGGGCGATTCACCCGAGCAGCTTCGGCTGAGCAGACGCAAAAGCGCCCGACACGCCCACTAATTGGGCGCTTTTGCGGCTGCTCGGCGTAGAGAAGTTGACCTATTTGACGGTGACGGTGGCGCCGGCGGCCTCGAGCTTGGCCTTGGCCTCGTCGGCGGCCTCCTTGGCGACCTTCTCCAGCAGCGGCTTAGGCGCGCCGTCGACCAGGTCCTTGGCCTCCTTGAGGCCGAGGCCGGAAACGATCTCGCGGACGACCTTGATGACGCCGATTTTCTTGTCGCCGGCGGCCTCGAGGATGACGTCGAACTCGGACTGCTCCTCGGCGGCCTCTGCCGGGGCACCAGCCGCCGCGGGACCCGCCGCGGCAACGGCCACCGGAGCGGCGGCGGTCACCTCGAAGGTCTCCTCGAACTTCTTGACGAAGTCGGAGAGCTCCAACAGCGTCATTTCCTTGAACGCGTCAAGCAGCTCGTCGGCAGAGAGCTTTGGCATGGTCGGCGGTCCTTCCTAATATTCTGCGATTTTTGGGGTTCACGGGTGCTGGTGCTATTCGGCCGAAGCTGGTTCTGGCGCCGG
This is a stretch of genomic DNA from Mycobacterium lacus. It encodes these proteins:
- a CDS encoding ABC transporter ATP-binding protein, translated to MGVSIEVNNLTKSFGSSRIWEDVTLEIPAGEVSVLLGPSGTGKSVFLKSLIGLLRPERGSIIIDGTDIIECSAKELYEIRTLFGVLFQDGALFGSMNLYDNTAFPLREHTKKKESEIRDIVMEKLQMVGLGGDEKKFPGEISGGMRKRAGLARALVLDPQIILCDEPDSGLDPVRTAYLSQLIMDINAQIDATILIVTHNINIARTVPDNMGMLFRKHLVMFGPREVLLTSDEPVVRQFLNGRRIGPIGMSEEKDEATMAEEQALLDAGHHAGGVEEIEGVPPQITATPGMPERKAVARRQARVREMLHTLPQKAQAAILDDLEGTHKYRSHEF
- a CDS encoding carotenoid oxygenase family protein; translation: MTTTRTVKSHNPYLEGFLAPVSAEVTATDLRVTGRIPEHLDGRYLRNGPNPVAEVDPATYHWFSGDGMVHGVALRGGQARWYRNRWVRSQRVCAILGEPAPSRLDPRAGMLSIGANTSVLAHDGRTLALVEGGVANYELTDELDTIGTCDFDGTLTGGYTAHPHRDPQTGELHAVSYSFARGRTVQYSVIDTKGHARRTVDIEVGGSPAMHDFSLTDKYVVIYDLPVRFDSRQVQLVKVPRWLSLAARLTMQSLIGRVRIPDPIVAVMNRNPKLTTDRFPYAWDPNHQARIGVMPREGGNDNVRWFDIEPCFVFHPLNAYTEERDGAEVLVLDVVRYSRMFDRDLRGPGDSRPTLDRWTVNLATGAMTAECRDERPQEFPRINETLLGGKHRFGYTLGIDGGYLTQGASELTTSLYKHDYATGSSEVAALESDLLIAEMSFVPNPESRAEDDGILMGYGYHRGHDEGQLLLLDAQTLESIATVHLPQRVPLGFHGNWAPTA
- a CDS encoding TetR/AcrR family transcriptional regulator; translation: MTSQTQSSVRDELLHAAVALLDEHGPDALQTRKVAAAAGTSTMAVYTHFGGMRALIAEVAEEGLRQFDAALSVPQTADPVADLLAIGAAYRRYAIERPHMYRLMFGSTSAQGINAPADNVLTLTIPEIEQRDPSFAHVVRGVRRSIVAGRITAAGSADDDAKVVATAAQFWALIHGFVMLELAGFYGDEGTAVGPVLGAMTTNLLVALGDSPEQLRLSRRKSARHAH
- the rplL gene encoding 50S ribosomal protein L7/L12; this translates as MPKLSADELLDAFKEMTLLELSDFVKKFEETFEVTAAAPVAVAAAGPAAAGAPAEAAEEQSEFDVILEAAGDKKIGVIKVVREIVSGLGLKEAKDLVDGAPKPLLEKVAKEAADEAKAKLEAAGATVTVK